A portion of the Citrobacter rodentium NBRC 105723 = DSM 16636 genome contains these proteins:
- the prs gene encoding ribose-phosphate diphosphokinase, with the protein MPDMKLFAGNATPELAQRIANRLYTSLGDAAVGRFSDGEVSVQINENVRGGDIFIIQSTCAPTNDNLMELVVMVDALRRASAGRITAVIPYFGYARQDRRVRSARVPITAKVVADFLSSVGVDRVLTVDLHAEQIQGFFDVPVDNVFGSPILLEDMLQLNLDNPIVVSPDIGGVVRARAIAKLLNDTDMAIIDKRRPRANVSQVMHIIGDVAGRDCVLVDDMIDTGGTLCKAAEALKERGAKRVFAYATHPIFSGNAANNLRNSVIDEVVVCDTIPLTDEIKALPNVRTLTLSGMLAEAIRRISNEESISAMFEH; encoded by the coding sequence GTGCCTGATATGAAGCTTTTTGCTGGTAACGCCACCCCGGAACTAGCACAACGTATTGCCAACCGCCTGTACACTTCTCTCGGCGACGCCGCTGTAGGTCGCTTTAGCGACGGCGAAGTCAGCGTACAAATCAACGAAAATGTACGCGGTGGTGATATTTTCATCATCCAGTCCACTTGTGCCCCCACTAACGACAACCTGATGGAATTGGTCGTTATGGTTGATGCCCTGCGCCGTGCTTCCGCAGGCCGTATCACCGCCGTTATCCCTTACTTTGGCTATGCGCGCCAGGACCGTCGTGTACGTTCCGCTCGTGTGCCGATTACGGCAAAAGTTGTTGCGGACTTCCTGTCCAGCGTCGGCGTTGACCGCGTACTGACCGTAGACCTGCATGCTGAGCAGATCCAGGGCTTCTTTGACGTGCCGGTTGATAACGTATTCGGTAGCCCGATTCTGTTAGAAGATATGCTGCAGCTGAACCTGGATAACCCGATCGTGGTTTCTCCGGACATCGGTGGCGTCGTGCGTGCCCGCGCTATCGCTAAGCTGCTGAACGACACCGATATGGCGATCATCGACAAGCGTCGTCCGCGCGCTAACGTTTCTCAGGTGATGCACATCATCGGCGACGTAGCCGGCCGTGACTGCGTGCTGGTTGACGATATGATCGACACCGGCGGTACGCTGTGCAAAGCGGCGGAAGCGCTGAAAGAACGTGGCGCGAAGCGCGTATTCGCTTACGCAACGCACCCGATCTTCTCCGGCAATGCGGCAAATAACCTGCGTAACTCGGTGATTGATGAAGTCGTGGTCTGCGATACTATTCCGCTGACTGACGAAATCAAAGCGCTGCCGAACGTACGCACGTTAACCCTGTCGGGTATGCTGGCCGAAGCGATTCGCCGTATCAGCAACGAAGAATCGATTTCTGCGATGTTCGAACACTAA
- the ispE gene encoding 4-(cytidine 5'-diphospho)-2-C-methyl-D-erythritol kinase yields MMTWWPSPAKLNLFLYITGQRADGYHTLQTLFQFLDYGDTLGIEPRDDGGIRLLTPVEGVAHEDNLIVRAARLLMKNAAASGRLPAGSGADIRIDKRLPMGGGLGGGSSNAATTLVALNHLWGCGLSLDELAEMGIQLGADVPVFVHGQAAFAEGVGEILTPVNPPEKWYLVAHPGVSIATPLIFQDPQLPRNTPQRSIETLLKCEFSNDCEVIARKRFREVDAALSWLLEYAPSRLTGTGACVFAEFDTESAARQVLEQAPEWLNGFVAKGVNLSPLHRALL; encoded by the coding sequence ATGATGACCTGGTGGCCATCTCCGGCAAAACTGAATCTGTTTTTATATATCACCGGGCAGCGTGCCGATGGCTATCACACGCTGCAAACCCTGTTTCAGTTCCTCGACTACGGCGATACCCTCGGTATCGAACCGCGCGATGACGGTGGTATCCGCCTGTTGACGCCGGTAGAGGGCGTGGCGCATGAGGATAACCTGATCGTTCGCGCCGCCCGTTTACTGATGAAAAACGCCGCGGCCAGCGGTCGTCTGCCCGCAGGCAGCGGCGCGGATATTCGTATCGACAAACGCCTGCCGATGGGCGGCGGTCTCGGCGGCGGCTCGTCTAACGCCGCGACGACGCTTGTCGCGCTGAACCATCTCTGGGGCTGCGGTCTTTCTCTTGATGAGCTGGCGGAAATGGGTATTCAGCTTGGCGCAGACGTGCCGGTGTTTGTCCATGGACAGGCGGCGTTTGCCGAAGGGGTTGGTGAAATCCTGACGCCCGTTAATCCGCCTGAGAAGTGGTATCTTGTCGCCCACCCTGGCGTGAGTATTGCCACCCCTCTCATCTTCCAGGACCCGCAACTGCCGCGCAACACACCGCAAAGGTCAATAGAAACGTTATTAAAGTGTGAATTCAGCAATGATTGCGAGGTTATCGCAAGAAAACGTTTTCGCGAGGTTGATGCGGCGCTTTCCTGGCTGTTAGAATACGCGCCGTCGCGCCTGACTGGTACAGGAGCCTGTGTCTTTGCTGAATTCGATACAGAGTCTGCTGCCCGCCAGGTGCTGGAGCAAGCCCCGGAATGGCTCAACGGCTTCGTGGCGAAAGGCGTCAACCTCTCCCCGCTGCACAGAGCGTTACTCTGA
- the lolB gene encoding lipoprotein insertase outer membrane protein LolB — MTLPDFRLIRLLPLASLILTACTINAPKGPGKSPDSPQWRQHQQEVRNLNQYQTRGAFAFISDEQKVYARFFWQQTGQDRYRLLLTNPLGSTELELNAQPGNVLLVDNKGQRYTADDAEEMLAKLTGMPIPLNSLRQWILGLPGDATDYKLDDRYRLSEVNYRQDGKNWKVVYSAYDSKSRPEMPANMELSNGEQRIKLKMDNWIVK; from the coding sequence ATGACCCTGCCTGATTTTCGCCTGATTCGCCTGCTGCCGCTGGCAAGCCTGATTCTGACCGCCTGTACGATCAATGCGCCGAAAGGTCCGGGCAAAAGCCCTGATTCCCCGCAGTGGCGCCAGCATCAGCAGGAGGTGCGTAACTTAAACCAGTACCAGACGCGCGGCGCATTTGCCTTTATCTCCGACGAGCAGAAAGTGTATGCCCGCTTCTTCTGGCAACAAACCGGCCAAGACCGCTACCGCCTACTGCTGACCAACCCGCTCGGCAGTACCGAGCTGGAACTGAACGCGCAGCCCGGAAACGTTCTGCTGGTGGATAATAAAGGCCAGCGTTATACCGCCGACGATGCTGAAGAGATGCTGGCAAAGCTGACCGGGATGCCGATTCCGCTTAACAGCCTGCGCCAGTGGATCCTCGGCCTGCCGGGCGACGCCACCGACTACAAGCTGGACGATCGCTATCGCCTCAGCGAAGTGAATTACCGCCAGGACGGGAAAAACTGGAAAGTGGTCTACAGCGCTTATGACAGCAAAAGCCGGCCCGAGATGCCCGCCAATATGGAACTGTCGAACGGCGAGCAGCGCATCAAGCTGAAAATGGATAACTGGATCGTAAAATGA
- the hemA gene encoding glutamyl-tRNA reductase, with the protein MTLLALGINHKTAPVSLRERVTFSPDTLDRALDSLLAQPMVQGGVVLSTCNRTELYLSVEEQDNLQEALIRWLCDFHNLNEDDLRSSLYWHQDNDAVSHLMRVASGLDSLVLGEPQILGQVKKAFADSQKGHLNASALERMFQKSFSVAKRVRTETDIGASAVSVAFAACTLARQIFESLSAVTVLLVGAGETIELVARHLREHKVQRMIIANRTRERAQVLADEVGAEVIALSDIDARLREADIIISSTASPLPIIGKGMVERALKSRRNQPMLLVDIAVPRDVEPEVGKLANAYLYSVDDLQSIISHNLAQRKAAAVEAETIVAQETSEFMAWLRAQGASETIREYRSQSEQVRDELTAKALAALEQGGDPQTIMQDLAWKLTNRLIHAPTKSLQQAARDGDDERLNILRDSLGLE; encoded by the coding sequence ATGACCCTTTTAGCGCTCGGTATTAACCACAAAACGGCACCTGTATCGTTGCGAGAACGCGTAACGTTTTCGCCGGACACGCTCGATCGGGCGCTGGACAGCCTGCTGGCGCAGCCGATGGTGCAGGGCGGGGTGGTGTTGTCGACCTGTAACCGTACGGAGCTGTATCTCAGCGTTGAAGAGCAGGACAATCTGCAGGAGGCGCTGATTCGCTGGTTATGTGATTTCCATAATCTGAACGAAGACGATCTGCGCAGCAGCCTCTACTGGCACCAGGACAACGATGCCGTCAGCCACCTGATGCGCGTCGCCAGCGGCCTTGACTCGCTGGTTCTCGGCGAGCCGCAAATTCTTGGCCAGGTGAAAAAAGCGTTTGCTGATTCGCAAAAAGGCCACCTTAACGCCAGCGCGCTGGAACGCATGTTCCAGAAATCCTTCTCCGTCGCCAAACGGGTGCGTACCGAAACCGACATCGGCGCCAGCGCCGTTTCCGTCGCCTTCGCCGCCTGTACTCTGGCGCGGCAAATCTTCGAATCGCTCTCCGCCGTGACCGTCCTGCTGGTCGGCGCGGGAGAAACCATTGAGCTGGTGGCGCGTCATCTGCGCGAGCACAAAGTGCAGAGGATGATCATCGCTAACCGCACCCGTGAACGGGCGCAGGTGCTGGCTGATGAGGTCGGCGCCGAGGTCATCGCGCTGAGCGACATCGACGCCCGTCTGCGGGAAGCCGATATTATTATCAGCTCCACCGCCAGCCCGCTGCCCATTATCGGCAAGGGGATGGTGGAACGCGCGCTGAAAAGCCGACGTAATCAGCCGATGCTGTTGGTGGACATCGCGGTTCCCCGCGACGTTGAGCCGGAGGTCGGTAAGCTGGCGAACGCCTATCTCTACAGCGTTGACGATCTGCAAAGCATCATTTCGCATAACCTGGCGCAGCGTAAAGCGGCGGCGGTGGAAGCGGAAACCATCGTGGCGCAGGAAACCAGCGAATTCATGGCCTGGCTGCGCGCTCAGGGCGCCAGCGAGACTATTCGCGAATACCGCAGCCAGTCTGAACAGGTGCGCGACGAACTGACCGCCAAAGCGCTGGCTGCGCTGGAGCAGGGCGGCGATCCGCAGACGATTATGCAGGATCTGGCGTGGAAACTGACCAACCGCCTGATCCACGCGCCAACCAAATCTCTACAGCAGGCCGCCCGTGACGGGGATGACGAACGCCTGAATATTCTGCGCGACAGCCTCGGGCTGGAGTAG
- the prfA gene encoding peptide chain release factor 1: protein MKPSIVAKLEALHERHEEVQALLGDAETIADQERFRALSREYAQLSDVSRCFTDWRQVQDDIETAQMMLDDPEMREMAQDELRDAKEKSEQLEQQLQLLLLPKDPDDERNAFLEVRAGTGGDEAALFAGDLFRMYSRYAETRRWRVEIMSMNEGEHGGYKEIIAKISGDGVYGRLKFESGGHRVQRVPATESQGRIHTSACTVAVMPELPEAELPDINPADLRIDTYRSSGAGGQHVNTTDSAIRITHLPTGIVVECQDERSQHKNKAKALSVLGARIRAAEVAKRQQEEASTRRNLLGSGDRSDRNRTYNFPQGRVTDHRINLTLYRLDEVMEGKLDMLIEPVVQEYQADQLAALSEQE from the coding sequence ATGAAGCCTTCTATCGTTGCCAAACTGGAAGCCCTGCATGAACGCCATGAGGAAGTTCAGGCGCTGCTCGGTGATGCGGAAACCATCGCAGACCAGGAGCGTTTCCGCGCGCTGTCGCGCGAGTATGCGCAATTAAGCGATGTTTCCCGCTGTTTTACGGACTGGCGACAGGTTCAGGACGATATCGAAACGGCGCAAATGATGCTCGACGATCCTGAAATGCGCGAAATGGCGCAGGACGAACTGCGCGACGCGAAAGAAAAAAGCGAACAGCTGGAACAGCAGCTTCAGCTTCTGCTGCTGCCGAAAGATCCGGACGATGAGCGCAATGCGTTTCTCGAAGTGCGCGCCGGGACCGGCGGCGACGAAGCGGCGCTGTTTGCCGGCGATCTGTTCCGCATGTACAGCCGTTACGCCGAAACCCGCCGCTGGCGGGTAGAGATCATGAGCATGAATGAAGGCGAACACGGCGGTTACAAAGAGATTATCGCTAAAATTAGCGGTGACGGCGTTTATGGCCGACTGAAATTTGAATCCGGCGGCCATCGCGTACAGCGCGTTCCGGCCACGGAGTCGCAGGGGCGAATCCATACTTCCGCCTGTACCGTCGCGGTGATGCCGGAGCTGCCGGAAGCGGAACTGCCGGATATCAACCCTGCCGATCTGCGTATCGATACCTATCGCTCCTCCGGCGCAGGCGGTCAGCACGTTAACACCACCGACTCGGCGATTCGCATCACCCACCTGCCGACCGGCATTGTGGTGGAGTGTCAGGACGAACGTTCGCAGCATAAAAACAAAGCTAAGGCATTGTCGGTGCTCGGCGCGCGTATTCGCGCGGCGGAAGTGGCGAAACGCCAGCAGGAAGAGGCGTCGACCCGCCGCAACCTGTTAGGCAGCGGCGATCGCAGCGATCGCAACCGCACCTATAACTTCCCACAGGGGCGGGTGACCGATCACCGCATCAACCTGACGCTGTATCGTCTGGATGAAGTGATGGAAGGCAAACTGGACATGCTGATCGAGCCTGTGGTGCAGGAATACCAGGCCGACCAGCTGGCGGCGCTTTCCGAGCAGGAATAA
- the prmC gene encoding peptide chain release factor N(5)-glutamine methyltransferase — translation MEFQHWLREAISQLQESDSPRRDAEILLEFVTGKTRTWILAFGETALTDTQQQQLATLLARRRRGEPIAHLTGVREFWSLPLFVSPATLIPRPDTECLVEQALARLPASPCRILDLGTGTGAIALALATERPDCVITAVDRMPDAVALAQRNAAHLAIGNVRILQSDWFSAVKGEQFDMIVSNPPYIDEQDPHLAEGDVRFEPLSALVAGDHGMADIVQIIAQARDFLSAGGFLLLEHGWQQGAAVREAFSRAGYQAVATCRDYGDNERITLGRWTAC, via the coding sequence ATGGAATTTCAGCACTGGTTGCGTGAGGCGATAAGCCAGCTTCAGGAGAGCGACAGCCCGCGCCGCGACGCCGAGATCCTGCTTGAGTTCGTCACCGGCAAAACGCGCACCTGGATTCTGGCCTTTGGCGAAACGGCGTTAACCGACACCCAGCAACAGCAGCTGGCAACGCTGCTGGCGCGGCGCAGGCGCGGCGAGCCGATTGCCCATCTGACTGGCGTGCGCGAATTCTGGTCGCTGCCGCTGTTTGTCTCGCCCGCCACGCTGATCCCGCGCCCCGATACCGAATGTCTGGTTGAGCAGGCGCTGGCGCGGCTGCCCGCTTCGCCGTGCCGGATCCTCGATTTAGGCACCGGCACCGGAGCGATTGCGCTGGCGCTGGCGACGGAACGCCCTGACTGCGTCATAACTGCGGTAGACCGGATGCCGGACGCCGTGGCGCTGGCGCAGCGTAATGCCGCCCATCTGGCCATCGGCAACGTGCGAATCCTGCAAAGCGACTGGTTCAGCGCGGTGAAGGGAGAGCAGTTCGACATGATCGTCAGCAACCCGCCCTATATCGACGAACAGGACCCGCATCTGGCCGAGGGCGATGTGCGTTTCGAACCGCTGTCGGCGCTGGTCGCGGGCGATCATGGCATGGCCGACATCGTGCAGATTATCGCCCAGGCGCGCGACTTTCTGAGCGCCGGCGGCTTTCTGCTGCTGGAGCATGGCTGGCAACAGGGGGCCGCGGTGCGGGAGGCGTTCAGCCGCGCGGGTTACCAGGCGGTGGCGACCTGTCGTGATTACGGCGACAACGAGCGGATCACGCTCGGGCGCTGGACAGCATGTTAA
- the sirB2 gene encoding invasion regulator SirB2, whose protein sequence is MLSVTLLLAVHLTSIALSVSLFVLRFGWRESGSPLADARWTRVIPPVIDTVLLLSGIGLIAKTHILPFTGQGAWLTEKLFGVIIYIVLGFIALDYRRARSRQARLIAFPLALVVLYIIIKLATTKISLLG, encoded by the coding sequence ATGTTAAGCGTTACGCTGTTGCTCGCCGTTCACCTTACCAGCATCGCGCTGTCGGTCAGCCTTTTTGTGTTGCGCTTCGGGTGGCGGGAAAGCGGCTCTCCGCTTGCCGACGCGCGCTGGACGCGGGTGATTCCGCCGGTTATCGACACCGTGCTGTTGCTCAGTGGTATTGGTTTAATCGCTAAAACGCACATCCTGCCATTCACCGGACAGGGGGCATGGCTGACTGAGAAGCTGTTTGGCGTTATCATCTACATCGTTTTGGGTTTTATCGCGCTTGACTATCGTCGGGCGCGCAGTCGGCAGGCGCGGTTGATCGCGTTTCCGCTGGCGTTGGTGGTGCTGTACATCATCATTAAACTCGCCACCACAAAAATATCGTTACTGGGGTAA
- the sirB1 gene encoding invasion regulator SirB1, with translation MRSLADFEFNKAPLCDGMILASETIRLDFPSQTVYDELERLVSLAQEEISQLLSQDEQLEKLLALFYGEWGFTDSRGVYRLSDALWLDQVLKNRQGSAVSLGAILMWIANRLSLPLVPVIFPTQLILRIESLDGEMWLINPFNGETLNEHTLEVWLKGNISPVAELFNEDLDEADNAEVIRKLLDTLKSSLMEEQQMELALRASEALLQFNPEDPYEIRDRGLIYAQLECEHVALSDLSYFVEQCPEDPISEMIRAQINNISHKHIVLH, from the coding sequence ATGAGATCGTTAGCTGATTTCGAATTTAATAAAGCGCCATTGTGCGACGGGATGATCCTGGCATCGGAAACCATCCGCTTGGATTTTCCCTCGCAAACTGTCTACGACGAGCTGGAACGTCTGGTCAGCCTGGCGCAAGAAGAAATTAGCCAGCTCCTGTCTCAGGATGAGCAACTGGAAAAATTGCTGGCGCTTTTTTACGGCGAGTGGGGGTTTACCGACAGTCGCGGCGTGTACCGTTTATCCGATGCGTTATGGCTTGATCAGGTGCTGAAGAACCGTCAGGGCAGCGCGGTTTCGTTAGGGGCTATCCTGATGTGGATCGCCAACCGTTTGTCTCTGCCGCTGGTGCCGGTGATTTTTCCGACGCAGCTGATTCTGCGCATTGAGTCGCTGGACGGGGAGATGTGGCTGATTAACCCGTTTAACGGCGAAACGCTGAACGAACATACCCTTGAGGTGTGGCTGAAAGGTAATATCAGTCCGGTTGCCGAGTTATTTAATGAAGATCTCGACGAAGCCGATAACGCCGAAGTGATTCGCAAGCTGCTCGATACGCTGAAATCTTCCTTAATGGAAGAGCAGCAGATGGAACTGGCCCTGCGCGCCAGCGAAGCGCTGTTACAGTTTAATCCGGAAGATCCGTATGAAATCCGCGACCGCGGGCTGATTTATGCCCAGCTGGAGTGCGAGCACGTGGCGCTGAGCGATTTAAGCTATTTCGTTGAGCAGTGTCCAGAAGACCCGATCAGCGAAATGATTCGTGCGCAGATTAATAACATCTCGCACAAGCACATTGTCCTGCATTAA